One window from the genome of Balneola vulgaris DSM 17893 encodes:
- a CDS encoding BamA/OMP85 family outer membrane protein translates to MIKVSKILITLLLPVLFVVGLWEPAWAQSDDKPARIWKVEIEGNNQYQDIVLKKYIANEAPSIWKKLTFFNEKGYYVSETEIRKDEIRLERFYQRRGFPDVDVTHRLETLNKEWKKKLVFIVAEKAPIRIDNVEILLNTTPEDSTRIVNHDEYEIAIKKLPFRSRAIYQPVLTQDVQSNISEILRNLGYAYASAEIQAEVDSTAKMANVAVLAYPGPRVRFDTVLVEGETSLPAKYIRRETAINENELFSDDQMRQAQRELFSHHLFRFALISIPDQPQDSTMNVLVRVKERPLRSVQITAGVGNFDRLEDPLGWNNFHKLFRTRASWTYRNVRNKGERFTTSLRFSAYDKRLGADYLFPYVYNTKSSITIAPFAQRRDERAYSILTAGIRNSFGYNYSQEVTGTFSYDYTINQEFDVRKDEFGMPEQSPDSVLNYNISSFKVNVYASYGNPQRGDGFTAQPFVEFSGLFNEASYSFQKASLELRGYKKLTNSTVGAARIQGGAIYFSKQDSLPSDIRFYAGGSSDVRGWNRQELGPKEVVEDSTGRVRIIPIGGRATASFNVELRQEVDRFIKGLSIAGFLDGGQVWRSISSIGSRPIQYGVGGGLRYDSPIGPIRVDIAYKVNPTERDLGIVPGREAGKWARWGLHLSIGQAF, encoded by the coding sequence TTGATCAAAGTATCCAAAATACTTATAACATTGCTGTTGCCCGTACTTTTTGTAGTGGGGCTGTGGGAACCGGCATGGGCACAATCTGATGATAAGCCAGCTCGAATCTGGAAAGTAGAAATCGAGGGGAATAACCAGTACCAAGATATAGTCTTAAAAAAATACATTGCCAATGAAGCTCCGTCCATATGGAAGAAACTGACATTTTTTAATGAAAAAGGCTACTACGTTTCTGAAACTGAAATCCGAAAAGATGAAATCAGGCTGGAGCGCTTTTACCAACGAAGAGGATTCCCAGATGTTGATGTAACGCATCGATTGGAGACCCTAAATAAAGAATGGAAAAAGAAGCTCGTGTTTATCGTTGCTGAAAAGGCTCCCATTCGCATCGACAACGTCGAGATTTTGCTTAATACCACCCCTGAGGATAGCACTCGTATTGTGAATCATGATGAGTATGAAATTGCTATTAAAAAACTACCCTTCCGGAGCCGCGCTATCTATCAACCCGTTTTAACCCAAGATGTGCAAAGCAATATTTCTGAAATCCTACGGAATTTAGGATATGCTTATGCTTCAGCAGAAATTCAAGCGGAAGTAGATTCTACGGCTAAAATGGCAAATGTAGCGGTGCTCGCTTATCCCGGGCCTCGTGTTCGCTTCGACACAGTACTGGTTGAAGGGGAAACTTCGTTGCCCGCTAAATATATTCGAAGAGAGACGGCCATTAATGAGAATGAGCTGTTTAGTGACGATCAAATGAGGCAAGCACAACGGGAATTGTTTAGCCATCATTTATTTCGTTTTGCGTTGATTTCAATTCCAGATCAGCCCCAAGACAGCACTATGAATGTGTTAGTAAGAGTGAAAGAGCGACCATTGAGATCAGTGCAGATTACAGCTGGGGTTGGCAACTTTGACCGACTCGAAGACCCACTTGGATGGAATAACTTTCATAAACTATTTCGAACGCGCGCCAGTTGGACCTATCGAAATGTGAGAAATAAAGGCGAGCGTTTCACCACTAGTTTACGGTTTTCAGCATACGACAAGCGACTTGGGGCCGACTACCTGTTCCCTTATGTATACAACACCAAAAGTAGTATTACCATCGCTCCATTTGCGCAGCGTAGAGATGAACGAGCATACTCGATTTTAACGGCCGGTATTCGCAACAGCTTTGGTTATAACTATAGCCAAGAAGTGACGGGGACCTTTTCATACGATTATACCATCAACCAAGAGTTTGATGTACGAAAAGATGAGTTTGGGATGCCCGAGCAAAGCCCCGATAGTGTGTTAAACTATAACATATCGTCGTTTAAGGTGAACGTGTATGCTTCTTACGGGAATCCTCAGCGTGGTGATGGGTTCACCGCTCAACCCTTTGTAGAGTTTTCTGGATTATTCAATGAAGCATCCTATTCCTTTCAAAAAGCCTCTTTAGAGTTGCGAGGGTATAAGAAATTAACGAACTCAACCGTAGGAGCGGCTCGAATTCAAGGTGGAGCTATTTACTTTTCAAAGCAGGATTCATTGCCTTCCGATATCCGATTCTATGCAGGGGGTTCAAGTGATGTGAGGGGCTGGAACCGGCAGGAATTAGGCCCCAAAGAAGTCGTGGAAGATTCAACAGGGAGAGTTCGGATAATCCCTATTGGTGGGCGGGCTACAGCTAGTTTCAATGTTGAGCTACGACAAGAAGTAGATCGGTTTATAAAAGGATTGAGTATAGCCGGATTCCTAGATGGTGGGCAAGTATGGAGATCCATTAGCTCAATAGGATCACGGCCTATTCAGTATGGTGTAGGGGGCGGATTGAGGTACGACTCCCCTATTGGTCCAATTCGAGTAGATATAGCCTATAAAGTAAATCCAACCGAACGAGATCTCGGGATTGTGCCTGGGCGAGAAGCAGGGAAATGGGCACGATGGGGACTTCATCTTAGTATAGGGCAGGCATTTTAA
- a CDS encoding sterol desaturase family protein → MQELISQLERIQVSVAVIGLVLLFLIETGQPFLKFFTNGFKERAQHSLTNLALGAINGIINAVLFTALWLWAATWAEQNNFGLLHYLSTLDGFPNWGRIIVAVLIFDFWMYLWHRINHEVPLFWRFHRVHHADAKMDVTTATRFHFGEIILSSIIRIPIIILLGLQLWELLVYGVLVAVVVQFHHANIALPEWLDKTLRTFIVTPHIHKVHHSRWQPETDSNYGTIFSFWDRLMRTFRLHNPLHTLELGLDEFDSDEDKKIKGMLSMPFRKGVKKSK, encoded by the coding sequence ATGCAAGAACTAATATCACAACTTGAACGCATCCAAGTATCTGTAGCTGTTATCGGCCTCGTCTTGTTATTCTTAATAGAGACTGGCCAACCTTTTTTAAAATTTTTTACAAATGGATTCAAAGAACGTGCTCAACATTCACTGACCAATCTTGCTTTAGGTGCTATCAATGGGATTATAAACGCCGTCTTATTTACCGCCCTTTGGTTGTGGGCTGCTACTTGGGCTGAGCAAAATAACTTTGGGTTATTGCATTACCTATCCACTTTGGATGGGTTTCCTAATTGGGGCAGAATCATCGTTGCCGTGCTAATATTTGACTTCTGGATGTACCTATGGCACCGAATTAATCATGAGGTTCCATTATTCTGGAGGTTTCATCGTGTTCACCATGCCGATGCTAAAATGGATGTAACTACGGCTACTAGATTTCACTTTGGCGAGATCATCCTCTCCTCCATCATTCGAATCCCTATCATCATACTATTAGGGCTTCAACTTTGGGAGTTATTGGTGTATGGTGTGCTCGTTGCTGTGGTAGTCCAATTTCACCACGCCAATATCGCCTTACCTGAATGGCTAGATAAAACATTACGCACATTCATTGTAACCCCACACATTCACAAGGTGCATCATTCAAGATGGCAACCAGAAACCGATTCCAATTATGGAACCATCTTCAGTTTTTGGGATCGACTGATGCGCACATTTCGTTTACACAATCCCCTTCACACTTTAGAATTAGGCTTAGATGAGTTTGATTCGGATGAGGACAAAAAAATAAAGGGCATGTTATCCATGCCCTTTAGAAAAGGAGTAAAGAAATCGAAGTGA
- a CDS encoding copper chaperone PCu(A)C yields MKYSYLFSVLILASILGCSQNETKHVNMQDDITETTNFARTGTKERMSGAYLNYTNTLNIADTLLNVSSPIAESIEIHESYSTEDGLSGMRALDEISLKPNETLEMQAGGIHMMLINLKQNLTTHDSVQIQLELKHAGTITRTLPVRN; encoded by the coding sequence ATGAAGTACTCCTATCTATTCTCCGTTCTGATTCTTGCTAGTATTTTGGGTTGTAGCCAAAATGAAACCAAACATGTCAACATGCAGGATGACATCACCGAAACGACGAATTTTGCGCGTACAGGCACGAAAGAAAGGATGTCGGGTGCTTATCTGAATTACACGAATACATTGAATATTGCCGATACTCTGCTAAATGTATCTTCACCGATAGCCGAATCCATTGAGATACATGAATCTTACTCAACAGAAGACGGTTTATCTGGAATGAGAGCTTTGGATGAAATCTCATTAAAGCCCAATGAAACTCTAGAGATGCAAGCGGGGGGCATTCATATGATGCTTATCAACCTGAAGCAGAATTTAACCACTCACGACAGTGTTCAAATTCAGCTCGAGTTAAAACACGCAGGAACCATCACACGAACTTTACCTGTTCGAAATTAA
- a CDS encoding SCO family protein — MFKNTLILAFILLGIACSKNVKVIDDLNDRTFELVNQNNETITFPDEYEGKYVIMGFIYTHCPDVCPLITQNMVKIQKQLGAPEDVQFLGVTFDPKRDTPEVLKEYKNAFDLGDNFDFLTADTTTMNTFLDSVRVRTQVSLTTTNGKGEEVYFLSHSDKIMVIDPKGRVVLEYGGSMTPIDYIIDDYKSIR, encoded by the coding sequence ATGTTCAAAAACACACTCATACTTGCCTTCATACTACTTGGGATTGCTTGTTCAAAAAACGTGAAGGTTATTGACGACCTCAACGACCGCACTTTTGAGCTGGTTAACCAAAACAATGAAACCATTACGTTTCCTGATGAATATGAAGGCAAATATGTGATCATGGGGTTTATCTATACTCATTGCCCAGACGTGTGCCCTCTTATCACACAGAACATGGTAAAAATTCAAAAGCAGTTAGGAGCTCCTGAAGACGTTCAGTTTTTGGGAGTTACTTTCGACCCTAAAAGGGATACTCCCGAAGTTTTAAAAGAGTACAAAAACGCTTTTGATCTTGGGGATAACTTCGACTTCTTAACCGCCGACACTACAACGATGAATACCTTCCTTGATAGTGTTCGTGTTCGAACGCAAGTTTCGCTAACCACAACTAATGGGAAAGGGGAAGAAGTTTACTTCCTAAGCCATTCTGATAAAATTATGGTGATTGATCCTAAAGGAAGAGTAGTGTTAGAATATGGCGGTAGTATGACCCCTATAGATTATATCATCGATGATTATAAATCCATACGATAA
- a CDS encoding translocation/assembly module TamB domain-containing protein: MSEKNTHIGLKVLRWFLGIVVTLLVLIGIARFSLTTDPVRNFVKNKVVEIANQSLHAELKIGSIDGDLWNEIILSDISITDSDTLGVIDSLYVSYDVLSILSPVFEINTVHVDRASIFAKETSSSPSSTDSTLSFNLQEIVKEDTTAKEPFYFKVNALQVRSSRISLTAPSLLPDGSLKIRELNTDASLSITDEIESTLSDLSFKLEEGRLPNAIDVGLSGAFENQEVTLKDLLVNTGRSLIKAKGQVDVVDSSLDVSSEFSPLSLADIDAYLENDLPSEDVQLTLGVRGAMDALTVDLQMSSPSVKSLNIKLKGAVGESVVLNQVLVEGKGLSADAFSQNQLSASIADIKLSVDGYIPTNYEQASATFQLDVNEINYEEYAIRSLSSSGSLKEGKVEADVNVRSYYQDELIAAAVVDQVFSESPRWELPFQLKNINLANWVDSQPPSNISLVGKAEGIGFKPSNSNWDFILANVASLKDLRNADEIVKSKSPEALSSFEINNQKVDVLFVEGSLNSTRVDAQLQIAIDDSYLKANGQLTEYTSEMPSFEFYAEAQSFNISSLNGFEEIPTWINGKVEGEGKGSSLAQMRLSARAEIDSSFVNNARVDQVVADIDLENGLLLINEGKLESAIADGTFKGRKNLDDPNDVENKLDLDLEIKNPQPIASFVGLEKLQAQGNLQAVVNQNGDGDLTCKASFDLNNIAIDDLFVAKQIEGQANGVVKERYEADFDLHISNPLIYDVSLEDISFNANAVGTEDSLSGEYGLNIIGDGDGEIVQSGKYELQLAQKHIGLIIEQFDINTKQRSLNLEQPFHVDVRDLSVSTDTLMLTSEQGAYLGLSVPYADSLNQKVWLNGDSFDFGILQEIIFGQRYLDGVLFGNLSLNKTADDFSGNGELRLKDIQYSGVDADEFTLQFEAQNKRLRSNLALTWNDDTAVAGSLNVPFELGNPEDFSDAFFDQDVSGYLKVEPTSLTKFKGLLERMNINETEGILTFNGSLSGTAGAPNIEGSLDIQDPVLSGIPLDTVFADFGYNHNEENLFIDAEILAAKQKAADIEVDIPFAYDFQTLEVKLVDKNAPLSAKVTTSNFNLSVFNDFIDDRYIEDLKGTLNGEVTITGTEDNLNANGSFELSKSEMQLPQAGIKLDKIKSKLVFNNEGLIVESLDINSGKGDLKINGQIGLTGLVPTELDLTAKARQFKAANSDNYNAVIDMDANLKGPLSSPSATGNISVKNGFVVLQEFGEKSVETVKLEGEEVNTMSIYDSLAIDMVFKIERNFFVRSRKYTDIEVELQGEVDAQKNSTEDLQLFGQINGVSGYVKPLGKTFVLEEAVITFSGPSDNPELFVKSSYKPPTIEQDEGIVELFYIIEGTAQSPEFRFDSNPPMEQQDIIAYTLFGRPFYTLDGWQQALGGTGGASPSDLLVNVLLDEVEALATRELGIDVVQINNTRVGNESGTSIKTGWYLNERTFFAIVNEVGVGDPKTLFILEYILSKYWDLIITQGEDSNRTGVDVRWQFDY; encoded by the coding sequence ATGAGTGAAAAGAATACCCATATCGGCCTTAAAGTTTTGAGATGGTTTTTAGGAATCGTGGTTACGCTGTTGGTTCTAATTGGCATAGCACGATTTTCACTCACCACCGATCCCGTTCGAAATTTTGTGAAAAATAAAGTGGTAGAAATAGCCAATCAGAGTTTACACGCAGAGCTAAAGATTGGAAGTATTGATGGGGACCTTTGGAATGAAATAATTCTATCTGATATCAGTATCACCGATTCGGATACCCTTGGAGTAATAGACTCGCTATATGTTAGTTATGATGTGCTCAGTATCCTATCTCCAGTATTTGAAATCAATACGGTTCATGTGGATAGAGCATCCATCTTTGCTAAAGAAACATCCTCGTCGCCATCCTCTACAGATAGTACGCTGTCATTTAATCTCCAGGAAATTGTAAAGGAAGACACTACCGCAAAGGAGCCTTTTTACTTTAAAGTGAATGCACTTCAAGTTCGATCTTCCAGAATTTCACTTACTGCACCTTCCCTATTGCCAGATGGTTCTCTGAAAATAAGAGAGCTGAATACGGATGCTTCTTTGAGTATCACCGATGAAATAGAGAGCACACTATCCGACTTAAGTTTCAAATTAGAAGAAGGGCGATTACCCAATGCCATAGATGTGGGATTGAGTGGGGCGTTCGAGAACCAAGAAGTGACTTTGAAAGATCTATTGGTGAACACGGGGCGCTCGTTGATAAAAGCGAAGGGACAGGTAGATGTTGTGGATAGTTCTTTAGACGTTTCATCAGAATTTTCGCCACTCTCTTTAGCCGATATTGATGCCTATTTAGAAAATGATCTGCCATCCGAGGACGTGCAATTGACATTGGGTGTTCGTGGCGCTATGGATGCATTGACGGTGGATCTTCAAATGAGCAGTCCTTCTGTTAAATCGTTGAATATTAAATTGAAAGGGGCCGTTGGCGAATCCGTGGTACTCAATCAAGTGTTGGTTGAAGGGAAAGGATTAAGTGCTGATGCATTTTCTCAGAATCAGTTGAGTGCTTCCATCGCTGATATAAAACTATCCGTAGATGGGTATATCCCTACAAACTATGAACAAGCTTCGGCTACTTTTCAGCTAGATGTAAACGAGATTAACTATGAAGAATATGCTATTCGAAGCCTAAGTAGCTCGGGTAGCTTGAAGGAGGGCAAAGTTGAAGCCGATGTAAATGTGCGCTCCTATTATCAAGATGAACTCATTGCAGCAGCAGTCGTTGATCAAGTGTTTAGTGAGAGCCCTCGATGGGAACTGCCATTTCAACTAAAGAATATAAACTTAGCAAACTGGGTAGATTCACAACCACCAAGTAATATAAGCTTAGTGGGTAAAGCAGAAGGCATTGGATTTAAGCCTTCGAATAGTAACTGGGATTTCATTCTGGCTAATGTTGCCTCCCTAAAGGATTTAAGAAATGCCGATGAGATTGTTAAGTCAAAATCGCCAGAGGCACTTTCAAGTTTTGAGATAAACAATCAAAAGGTTGATGTGTTATTTGTGGAAGGGTCCTTGAACTCAACTCGAGTAGATGCTCAGCTTCAAATTGCCATCGACGATTCTTACCTAAAGGCAAATGGGCAGCTCACTGAATATACCTCAGAGATGCCGTCATTCGAATTCTATGCAGAGGCTCAATCATTCAATATCTCCAGTTTAAACGGCTTTGAAGAAATTCCAACATGGATTAACGGGAAGGTTGAGGGCGAAGGTAAAGGGAGCTCGCTAGCCCAAATGAGACTAAGCGCCAGAGCTGAAATTGACTCTTCTTTTGTGAATAATGCACGGGTAGATCAAGTAGTGGCCGATATCGATCTAGAAAATGGCTTGTTGTTGATAAATGAAGGAAAGCTTGAAAGTGCAATCGCTGATGGAACCTTTAAGGGACGAAAAAATCTAGACGACCCCAACGATGTTGAAAACAAACTAGATTTAGACTTAGAAATTAAAAACCCGCAACCCATTGCAAGTTTTGTAGGCTTAGAAAAGCTACAAGCGCAAGGCAATCTGCAGGCGGTGGTAAATCAAAATGGTGATGGGGATTTAACCTGTAAAGCATCGTTCGACCTTAACAATATCGCTATCGATGATCTCTTTGTGGCCAAGCAAATTGAAGGGCAAGCCAATGGTGTAGTGAAAGAGCGCTATGAAGCCGACTTCGATTTACACATTAGCAATCCACTGATTTATGATGTAAGCCTAGAAGATATCTCCTTTAACGCCAACGCTGTTGGAACCGAAGACTCACTTTCTGGGGAGTATGGCTTGAATATCATCGGTGATGGAGATGGCGAAATCGTACAGAGTGGGAAATACGAGCTTCAGTTAGCCCAAAAGCACATTGGCTTAATCATCGAACAATTTGATATAAATACTAAACAGCGCTCCCTCAACTTAGAGCAACCATTTCATGTTGATGTAAGAGATTTAAGTGTTTCAACCGACACGTTAATGTTGACCTCCGAACAAGGAGCATATTTAGGATTAAGCGTACCATATGCTGATTCCCTCAATCAAAAAGTGTGGTTAAACGGAGATAGTTTCGACTTTGGGATATTACAAGAAATCATCTTTGGGCAACGATATCTTGATGGTGTGTTATTTGGGAATCTGAGCTTGAATAAAACGGCCGATGACTTTTCGGGTAATGGTGAACTTCGCTTAAAAGACATTCAATATTCTGGGGTGGATGCCGATGAATTTACCCTTCAATTTGAAGCCCAAAATAAACGACTGCGTTCTAACTTAGCATTAACGTGGAACGATGATACAGCAGTTGCTGGAAGCTTGAATGTTCCTTTCGAGTTGGGTAATCCTGAAGACTTTTCAGATGCTTTTTTTGACCAAGATGTAAGTGGTTACCTGAAAGTTGAACCTACTTCACTCACAAAGTTTAAGGGACTATTAGAGCGAATGAATATCAATGAAACAGAGGGTATTTTAACGTTTAATGGATCATTATCGGGTACGGCTGGGGCTCCGAATATTGAAGGTAGTCTTGATATCCAAGATCCAGTGCTTTCGGGCATTCCGCTGGATACGGTATTTGCTGATTTCGGGTATAACCACAATGAAGAGAATCTATTTATAGATGCAGAGATTTTAGCCGCAAAGCAGAAAGCAGCAGACATCGAAGTGGATATCCCTTTCGCATACGACTTCCAGACCCTAGAAGTAAAACTAGTGGATAAAAATGCACCGTTATCGGCGAAGGTGACCACGAGTAATTTTAACCTCTCCGTATTTAATGATTTCATCGACGATAGATATATAGAAGACCTAAAGGGGACACTAAACGGAGAAGTTACCATTACAGGAACGGAGGATAACTTAAATGCGAACGGTAGCTTTGAGTTGAGTAAATCAGAGATGCAGCTTCCTCAAGCCGGTATTAAACTCGATAAAATTAAATCGAAGTTAGTGTTCAATAATGAAGGCCTGATTGTTGAATCCTTGGATATTAATTCTGGAAAAGGAGATTTAAAGATAAATGGACAAATAGGATTAACAGGGTTAGTACCCACAGAGTTGGATCTGACAGCAAAAGCGCGACAGTTTAAAGCCGCAAATAGCGACAACTATAATGCGGTTATCGATATGGACGCCAATTTAAAAGGGCCACTTTCCTCACCGTCTGCCACAGGAAACATATCGGTTAAAAACGGCTTTGTGGTATTGCAAGAATTTGGAGAGAAGTCGGTTGAGACAGTGAAGCTAGAAGGGGAAGAAGTTAATACGATGAGTATTTATGACTCACTAGCTATAGATATGGTGTTTAAAATAGAACGGAATTTCTTTGTTCGAAGCCGCAAGTACACTGATATCGAAGTGGAATTGCAAGGTGAAGTGGATGCGCAGAAAAATTCGACCGAAGACCTTCAGCTGTTTGGGCAAATTAACGGAGTAAGTGGATATGTGAAGCCACTGGGCAAAACCTTCGTTCTTGAAGAAGCCGTAATTACTTTCTCAGGTCCTTCTGATAATCCAGAGCTATTTGTGAAGAGCTCTTACAAGCCCCCAACTATAGAACAGGATGAAGGTATCGTGGAGTTATTTTATATCATTGAAGGAACTGCTCAGTCGCCAGAGTTTAGGTTTGATAGTAATCCACCTATGGAACAGCAGGATATCATTGCATATACCCTGTTTGGTCGCCCATTTTACACGCTCGATGGATGGCAACAAGCCTTAGGTGGAACAGGTGGAGCTAGCCCCTCCGACTTATTGGTGAATGTACTACTGGATGAAGTGGAAGCCCTCGCTACCAGAGAATTAGGCATTGATGTAGTTCAGATCAATAACACCAGAGTGGGGAATGAAAGCGGTACCTCTATCAAAACGGGTTGGTATCTAAATGAACGAACCTTCTTCGCAATTGTAAATGAAGTGGGCGTTGGTGATCCGAAAACGCTCTTCATCCTCGAGTATATCTTATCCAAGTATTGGGATTTAATTATTACCCAAGGGGAAGATTCAAACCGAACGGGTGTGGATGTACGCTGGCAATTCGACTATTGA
- a CDS encoding M14 family metallopeptidase has translation MHKFLILTFLSILLVSACKSTKEFTGFSYDPPNVTDTTDREINPQKNRVIGIGSPKVWISNEFEGARVNDFYQSPDGAFQVDILPENAPINNSPWFAFKIWSEQPQTVQLRLAYPTSRNRYIPKITDENGTPMPIDMEEAEYDSATGSLTFELNLTEEATLVSAQKVTDSDYFDNWFSQITEANDVRQRVIGQSKQGRDLHEFTITNSSLNHPKGVLIILSRQHPPEVAGYLTAEHFIKYIATDNSELTQLFRDHFVTLAYPLINPDGVMNGHWRHNAAGVDLNRDWVNFNQPETKAVTDAILHATQDSTLQVYYGIDFHSTNENIFYPINEEVVTRPDNVTQRWAVEVIKDNPDILFVSEEFDTSSPISKNWIYRTFGADAVTFEVHDELSHDQVESMAVSAAKSLMQLLLREKGVDITEN, from the coding sequence ATGCATAAGTTTCTTATTCTCACTTTTCTTTCAATACTTTTGGTTAGCGCCTGTAAATCTACGAAAGAATTCACCGGTTTCTCCTATGATCCCCCAAATGTTACAGATACTACAGATAGAGAAATTAATCCACAAAAAAATAGGGTTATCGGTATTGGTTCTCCAAAAGTATGGATTTCAAACGAATTTGAAGGAGCTCGTGTAAACGATTTCTATCAGTCTCCAGATGGTGCCTTTCAAGTAGACATACTGCCAGAAAACGCTCCTATTAACAACAGCCCTTGGTTTGCTTTTAAAATTTGGTCTGAACAACCACAAACCGTTCAATTGCGTTTGGCCTACCCAACTAGTAGAAACCGATACATTCCTAAAATCACAGATGAAAACGGTACTCCAATGCCTATTGATATGGAAGAAGCTGAGTACGACAGCGCTACCGGTTCCCTTACTTTTGAATTAAACTTGACTGAAGAAGCCACTTTAGTGAGCGCACAAAAAGTGACAGATTCCGATTATTTTGACAACTGGTTTTCACAAATAACTGAAGCTAACGATGTACGCCAACGTGTAATTGGGCAAAGTAAACAAGGCCGAGATCTACATGAATTTACCATCACCAATAGTAGCTTAAATCATCCTAAAGGGGTGCTTATAATTTTAAGTAGGCAGCATCCACCTGAGGTGGCTGGTTATTTAACGGCTGAACATTTTATCAAATACATAGCTACCGATAATTCTGAACTCACACAGCTTTTCAGAGATCATTTTGTGACATTAGCGTACCCATTGATTAACCCAGATGGGGTTATGAATGGCCATTGGCGACACAATGCTGCGGGGGTTGACTTAAACCGAGATTGGGTTAACTTCAATCAACCAGAAACAAAAGCGGTTACGGATGCAATTTTGCACGCCACTCAAGATTCAACCCTGCAGGTGTATTATGGCATCGACTTTCATTCAACCAATGAAAACATTTTCTATCCTATAAATGAAGAAGTTGTCACGCGCCCTGATAATGTAACACAGCGCTGGGCCGTTGAGGTAATAAAAGATAATCCGGACATCCTTTTTGTTTCTGAAGAGTTTGATACAAGCTCACCCATTTCTAAAAATTGGATTTATAGAACTTTTGGGGCTGATGCCGTGACCTTTGAAGTACATGATGAATTAAGCCATGACCAAGTTGAAAGTATGGCTGTTTCAGCAGCAAAAAGTTTGATGCAATTATTGTTAAGAGAGAAAGGGGTCGATATTACAGAAAACTAA
- a CDS encoding transporter, translating to MKNLFIGVLTLSLCTTIVNAQWSAGRPDGHAPITVMGDHVHTQGEIMFSYRYMVMNMKGNGDGTDELSNDEVLRPNGKYMVAPTEMPMVMHMFGAMYAVSNDLTLMGMLPIISNEMDHITSMGGAFSTSSNGIGDVKISTLYNFYDRGNSKMHWQFGLSFPTGSLDERDDTPMQQDALLPYPMQLGSGSFDFLPALTYLTQNPNMSFGAQIGATIRLKDNQEDYRRSNELKAVSWLGYKLNDMFSPQLSLRYTNRSNYSGKDDRYDMALANDMVHTVDPRLKAESRLDLGLGLNIQGPEGPLHDLRLAANYDLPLYQYVDGPQMLMDGIFTVGLQYTIH from the coding sequence ATGAAGAATCTATTTATTGGCGTTCTAACGCTATCACTATGCACTACAATCGTAAATGCACAATGGTCGGCGGGTAGACCGGATGGCCATGCACCTATCACTGTGATGGGAGATCATGTACATACCCAAGGTGAAATCATGTTTTCCTATCGCTATATGGTGATGAATATGAAAGGAAACGGAGACGGAACCGATGAACTCAGCAATGATGAAGTATTGCGCCCAAATGGCAAATACATGGTAGCACCTACCGAGATGCCTATGGTTATGCATATGTTTGGCGCAATGTATGCGGTATCCAACGACCTCACACTTATGGGTATGCTTCCTATCATTTCTAATGAAATGGATCATATAACATCGATGGGCGGCGCATTTAGCACTTCCTCAAATGGCATTGGCGATGTGAAAATATCCACCTTATATAATTTCTATGACCGTGGTAATTCCAAAATGCACTGGCAGTTTGGGCTTAGCTTCCCAACAGGTTCACTTGATGAACGCGACGACACCCCCATGCAACAAGATGCCCTACTTCCTTATCCTATGCAGTTAGGTAGTGGGAGTTTTGATTTCTTGCCAGCATTAACCTATCTCACACAAAACCCTAACATGTCATTTGGAGCACAAATTGGCGCTACCATAAGGCTAAAAGACAACCAAGAAGATTACCGCCGCAGTAACGAACTAAAAGCCGTATCTTGGTTAGGCTATAAGTTAAACGATATGTTTAGCCCTCAGTTAAGCTTGCGATACACCAATCGTTCGAACTATTCGGGTAAAGACGATCGTTATGATATGGCATTAGCTAACGACATGGTTCATACTGTAGATCCAAGGTTAAAAGCAGAAAGTCGTCTTGATCTAGGATTGGGTTTAAATATCCAAGGTCCTGAAGGTCCATTGCATGATTTAAGACTAGCTGCTAACTACGATCTTCCATTGTATCAATATGTGGATGGTCCACAGATGCTGATGGATGGGATCTTTACGGTTGGTTTACAGTACACCATTCATTAA